In Candidatus Methylomirabilis limnetica, a single window of DNA contains:
- a CDS encoding Druantia anti-phage system protein DruA, translated as MEQSMTVNVQQIRQLLTANPDWHRTRLSLEICRLWNWQSPTGQYKDMACRSLLLKLERAGSIVLPPRQGKLTFTSRPSYPSVPYRKEGISDSLKALIPLRITVVSLKSEDYALFNCLLSQYHYLGYRGAVGENIKYLIRDASHRPLSCLLFGHPTERQSHCRNLHRLPWRSRDPTSCRSRLWRLQAERRRHLQA; from the coding sequence ATGGAACAATCCATGACCGTAAATGTCCAGCAAATCCGACAGCTGCTTACTGCCAACCCCGACTGGCACCGCACCCGCCTCTCTTTGGAGATTTGCAGGTTGTGGAACTGGCAAAGTCCCACAGGGCAATACAAAGACATGGCCTGCCGCAGCCTCCTGCTGAAACTGGAGCGAGCTGGCTCTATTGTGTTGCCTCCCCGCCAGGGGAAACTTACTTTTACGTCCCGTCCTTCTTATCCATCTGTTCCATATCGAAAGGAAGGGATCAGCGACAGTCTCAAGGCATTGATTCCCCTTCGGATCACGGTTGTAAGCCTCAAATCGGAGGATTATGCGCTGTTCAACTGCCTCTTGTCACAATATCATTACCTGGGTTACCGTGGCGCTGTAGGGGAAAACATCAAATACCTGATTCGCGATGCTTCGCACCGCCCCCTGTCCTGTCTCCTGTTTGGCCATCCTACAGAAAGGCAATCTCACTGCCGCAACCTGCACCGATTGCCATGGCGCTCACGAGATCCGACGAGCTGCCGATCCCGCCTCTGGCGTCTTCAAGCAGAACGTCGCCGTCACCTGCAAGC